ATCCCGCTCTTTCGTCAATGACACCCCCGTCACACTCGATATTCTCCGGCGGGTTACAAGTCAGTTGATGGATATTCACTCGCAGCACGACACCATTTTGCTGGGTTCTAACGAGTATCAGTTACAAATTGTTGACACTTATGCTCAGAACGATACCCTGCTGCGGCAATATCGTACAGATTACCGGGATTACCGGATTCAGCAGGATGCCTACCAGCAGTTGCTGAACGAAACGGCCAGCATGAAAAAGGAGTTTGACTACAACAACTTTTTGTACGAAGAACTGCAGAAACTCGAATTGCAGGCCGACGAACAGGAATTGTTGGAGCAGGAGCTGACAATTCTGGAGAACGCCGAGGACATCAAAGAACGGCTCCAGTTGTCATCGGACTACCTGGACAATGCCGAGCAGTCGGTGGTGGTTTACCTCCGAAACGTGGTCAACAACCTGAATTACGTCACGCGTTTGGCCGAGCGGTTCAACCAGCTCCGTGACCGGGCCCAGAGTTCCCTCATTGAACTGCGGGATTTGGCCAATGAAATTAGCAGTGAGGAAGATAGCATCGAGACCAATGATTTGCGGGCTGAAACCATCCGCGAACGCCTAAACCTGATCTACCAGCTTCAGACCAAACACGCCGTCAAAACCGTCGCTGAACTGCTGGCAATCCAGGCCGACCTGGAGAAAAAAGTCAGCAAGATTCTGAATTCGGACGAAGAACTAGCCACGGCCAAAGCCGCCAGCGAAGCCGCCTTGCAGCAATTGATGCAAAGCGCTGAGACCCTGTCGGACTCCCGTCAGGCCGTGCTTCACCTCATTGAACAACAAATTGACGGTTTGTTGACGGATTTGGGAATGCCCAATGCTTCGTTAAAAATTAGCCGGGAGACCGGCAAACCCACGAGCACCGGTATTGATACGGTGTCGTTTTTATTCAGTGCCAACAAGGGTGTGAAGCCGCAGCAGTTGAAAAACGTTGCTTCCGGGGGCGAGTTTTCCCGGCTGATGATGGCAATTAAGTACATTCTGGCCAGCAAACGCTCACTCCCTACCATCATTTTTGATGAAATTGACACGGGGGTTTCGGGCGAAATTGCCATTAAAATGGGGAATATGATGCGAGACATGGCGCATAATCACCAGATCATTGCCATTACGCACCTCCACCAGATTGCCGCTCAGGGTAAAGCCCATTATTTTGTTTACAAAGACCACTCGGGCAACCGAACGGTCAGCCGGGTTAAAAAGCTCAGCCAAAACGAACGGATTCAGGAGATCGCCCAAATGATCGGCGGAAACAACCCGTCGGCCAGCGTTTTGAAAAACGCGAAAGAACTCTTGTCTCAAAAAGCGTAGTAGCAAACAATATCGAAGTCGTATTGCACCTTTCTCTTAATAATTCATGAAAAATAGCCTTCTCTCCACCGTAGTATTCAGTATACTTGTTGCCGCCTGCCAGCAATCTGACGATAAAAAAGAAATTCAGCAGATACAGGATCAGGTTATGGTTGTTCACGATGAAGTGATGCCGCGCTCGGGCGAACTGATGGATTTGAAAGA
This Larkinella insperata DNA region includes the following protein-coding sequences:
- the recN gene encoding DNA repair protein RecN, which gives rise to MLSHLLIKNYALIEQLEMDPDTALNIITGETGAGKSIMLGAIGLLMGNRADTKVLYNPAEKCVIEGMFDVSGYVIENLFEEIDLDYDTNCVVRREISPSGKSRSFVNDTPVTLDILRRVTSQLMDIHSQHDTILLGSNEYQLQIVDTYAQNDTLLRQYRTDYRDYRIQQDAYQQLLNETASMKKEFDYNNFLYEELQKLELQADEQELLEQELTILENAEDIKERLQLSSDYLDNAEQSVVVYLRNVVNNLNYVTRLAERFNQLRDRAQSSLIELRDLANEISSEEDSIETNDLRAETIRERLNLIYQLQTKHAVKTVAELLAIQADLEKKVSKILNSDEELATAKAASEAALQQLMQSAETLSDSRQAVLHLIEQQIDGLLTDLGMPNASLKISRETGKPTSTGIDTVSFLFSANKGVKPQQLKNVASGGEFSRLMMAIKYILASKRSLPTIIFDEIDTGVSGEIAIKMGNMMRDMAHNHQIIAITHLHQIAAQGKAHYFVYKDHSGNRTVSRVKKLSQNERIQEIAQMIGGNNPSASVLKNAKELLSQKA